A region from the Triticum urartu cultivar G1812 chromosome 1, Tu2.1, whole genome shotgun sequence genome encodes:
- the LOC125534927 gene encoding LOW QUALITY PROTEIN: ethylene-responsive transcription factor ERF084-like (The sequence of the model RefSeq protein was modified relative to this genomic sequence to represent the inferred CDS: substituted 2 bases at 2 genomic stop codons) produces the protein MAPKKTPKGKSGFFGMRQKPSGNWGAEFFDAGRHWWIGTYPSAHEAAHAYDMAVWHAERARSHLNFPEIESRAEAEMLVPQGINMKEITTKKKKTKKTKKLPVVVSAGETDEEVMASFAREHPEYVQAELEYYXKCXAKQKKNGPKKEDNVGPSTVIPIESSSEEDWADFSVEEEEDGCDEPTKEEFWAQFRSPHDEE, from the coding sequence ATGGCGCCGAAGAAGACGCCGAAGGGCAAGTCGGGCTTCTTCGGCATGAGGCAGAAGCCGTCCGGTAACTGGGGTGCGGAGTTCTTCGACGCCGGAAGGCATTGGTGGATCGGCACGTACCCGTCCGCGCACGAGGCTGCACATGCCTACGACATGGCGGTGTGGCATGCCGAGAGGGCTCGGTCGCACCTTAACTTCCCAGAGATCGAGAGTCGGGCGGAAGCGGAGATGCTTGTGCCGCAGGGCATCAACATGAAGGAGAtcacgacgaagaagaagaagaccaagaagacgAAGAAGCTGCCGGTTGTCGTCAGTGCTGGCGAGACCGACGAGGAGGTGATGGCAAGTTTTGCTCGGGAGCATCCGGAGTACGTCCAGGCCGAGCTGGAGTACTATTGAAAGTGTTAGGCGAAGCAGAAGAAGAATGGGCCGAAGAAGGAGGACAATGTCGGTCCCTCGACGGTGATCCCTATCGAGTCCTCTTCCGAGGAGGACTGGGCAGACTTCtcggtcgaggaggaggaggatgggtgCGATGAACCGACGAAGGAGGAGTTCTGGGCGCAGTTCCGCAGCCCTCACGATGAGGAGTAG